One genomic segment of Odocoileus virginianus isolate 20LAN1187 ecotype Illinois chromosome 17, Ovbor_1.2, whole genome shotgun sequence includes these proteins:
- the CD300LG gene encoding CMRF35-like molecule 9 isoform X5, which yields MRALLLLWGCLVLPGYGSVVDPKEISGFEGDTVSLQCTYGEELKKNPKYWCREAGIFISRCTETVFSGGYGQEGRVSVHDNPWENRFTVILRNLTLKDMGKYWCGVKRLGFDKTISVSLLVFPGTSLHPATSPFTGTSLHPAASPFAKISPHPATSPYAGASLHPATSPYARTSPHPATSPPAGISQPVTQLDSTSTKDPSFVPSSSSKSRVSIPLIRILAPVLVLLALLLATGLAALGSFVFQWREKDFRGRQSLLAGP from the exons ATGCGGGCCCTCCTCCTGTTATGGGGCTGCCTCGTGCTCCCAG GTTACGGATCGGTGGTGGACCCGAAGGAGATCAGTGGCTTTGAAGGTGACACTGTGTCCCTGCAATGCACCTACGGGGAGGAGCTAAAGAAGAACCCGAAATACTGGTGCCGCGAGGCCGGGATCTTCATCTCCCGCTGCACTGAGACTGTCTTCTCTGGAGGATACGGCCAGGAAGGAAGGGTGTCGGTCCACGACAACCCATGGGAGAATAGGTTCACGGTTATCCTGAGGAACCTCACCCTGAAGGACATGGGGAAGTACTGGTGTGGGGTCAAAAGACTGGGCTTCGATAAGACTATCTCAGTCTCTCTGCTTGTCTTTCCAG GGACCTCTCTCCACCCAGCAACCTCTCCGTTCACAGGGACCTCTCTCCACCCAGCAGCTTCTCCATTTGCAAAGATCTCTCCTCACCCAGCCACCTCTCCGTATGCAGGAGCCTCTCTTCACCCAGCAACCTCTCCATATGCAAGGACCTCTCCTCACCCAGCAACCTCTCCTCCTGCAGGGATCTCCCAGCCGGTCACACAATTGGACTCTACCTCAACAAAGGACCCCAGTTTTGTCCCCAGCAGCAGCTCCAAGTCCAG GGTGTCCATCCCACTGATCCGGATCTTGGCCCCGGTCCTGGTGCTGCTAGCCCTTCTGCTGGCCACAGGCCTGGCCGCCCTCGGCAGCTTCGTGTTTCAGTGGAGAGAAAAAG